CGGTGCCGCTTAAGGCTCGTTACTACCAGACGGGCGAACGCATCACCACAGGGGCGGCGAATGGCGTACTGTCTTTTACAATGACATACCAATAACTGCGAATGACGACCACACGGGTGAACATCAGAACAGGTTAACGTTAACCTGTTCTGTTTTCGCCATTACAAAATCAGCTGTGCCAGTAAGAAGCCAAACGGTACCGAGAAGATAATCGACAAACATCCCGGCAGGAAGAAAGGATGGTTAATGATCCTGGAGCCATTCCAGCGTGGACTGAGAAACGATCCCGTATCATCAGTGGCTATCGCAAACGCCGTTGTCGGATAAATATTCGTGATATAAAGCGCGCTGACCGCGACAAAACTGGCTAATATGGCATCTGCGCTAATTCCGATCGACGCGGCGATAGGCATCAGTAACGCACTGGTTGCCCCCTGGCTGAACAGCATCGCGCTGGTACAGAAAAATACCGCGGCCAGTAATACCGGCCAGGCGCGTAAAATGTCACTGGCTTCCATCTTGATTTCATCAATATGGGCACCGATAAGCGTACTGCTCAACCAGACAATCCCTAAAACGACCACCAGCGATTCCGCGCCTGATTTAAATATCGGTGAGTTCTTCAGATCCTTCATGTCCAGTTTACAGGTAAAAATAATGATCGTGGACACAACAAACATCGTAATAATAATTAAGTCGCGGGAGTTGATGGTATGTCCAATCAGTGATTTAAACAGCAGCATACACACCACAAAGACAACGCCTGCCAGGAATATGGCAACCGAAGATTTCCCGCCAGCGGGAATAGGGCGGTGGGTCGATTTATTCAGTACAATTTTATTTTCCTGCATGATTTTTTGACACACGGGATCGTCGGCCAGTTTTGCACCCTGTCTGCTGGCAATAAAAGCCGCGATCAGCATAGCGAATAACGCGGTGGGCAGGATAACCAGCATCGCATCACCGAAACTGACGCCCATCACCTCAACAGTGCCGTACATAATCGCTGTGGCGGCAGAGATAGGGGAAGCGGTAATCCCTAATTGTGAAGCCACAACCGCGGAACTTAATGGCTGGCTGGGTCTGATCCCATTATCTTTCGCGACTTCCTGAATCACGTTCATCACTGACATCGCGGTATAACCGGTACCGGAAAGTACCGTCAAAATAAAGGTTACAGTGGGGGCGAGAATATTAAGGTAGCCAGGATGATGACGTAATAATTTTTCTGTCAGGGTGACGAGATAATCCATCCCACCGGCCTGCTGCATGGCCGACAGCGCCACAATAGTTGACAGAATAATAAGCATCACGTCGACAGGAGGAGAACCCGCCGGAACGCCAAAGATAAATACCGAAATCGCTAATCCGATCCCGCCGGCAAACCCGACGCCAATTCCGCCCCAGCGGGCGGCAAGCATGATGGTTCCCAGCAATAAAACGACATGTAATATCACCATATAATTAACCTGCTCTTTGTTATATTTTATTTATCGGCAACGCGGGGGTGAGGTAATGAATAGTGAATATTCATTACCTGCAGTTAACGCTTATTTTTCGATAACAGATGATTACAACATATTCATTTCTGTTTGATAGCGTTTAATCGCTGCCGTACTCTTTTGCGGGTCGGTCATATTCATCGGATCAAGCAGATAATCTGCCTGTTCCGGTGTTAGCAGTTTTTCTGCCAGCACGACCTGCTTTACGCTGCACTGTTGTTGATACGCGGCTTTTGCAATTCGCGATCCGACCTGATAACCAAACAGCGTTGCCACGATAGTGGCCAGCGCCGTACTTCCTTCTGCGTATCGGGCGCTCACTTCCTCATTGATCGCGATATCTTTCAGGCATTTATCGATGAATAGCGGTATCCCCCGACTCAACAACGAACAGGATTCGAAAAGCGCCTTCAGCAGCACAGGTTCCCACACGTTCAGGTCAAGTTCGCCACCTTCAACGGCCATGGTCACCGTGACGTCATTGCCAATGACCTGATACGCAATTTGATTCATCAGTTCGGGCATGACCGGGTTAATTTTGCCGGGCATGATGGATGAGCCCGGTTGCACGGCCGGAACGATAATTTCATTAAAGCCTGCACGCGGTCCTGAACCTTGAATACGAAAATCGGTCGCCATTTTGGAGAGAAACGCGGCGATTTTTTTCAGCTGTGCGGAGAATTCAATATAAAAATCACCGTGTTGCAAACCATCGAAGAAATCCGTTTCCGGGCGATATTTTTCGCCCGTGAGGGTTTCCAGCCAGTGATAAACTGCCGGAAGGTATCCCTCATGTGTGGATAACCCGGTGCCGATAGCCGTCGCCCCCAGCGGTAAACACAACGCCTCTTCGTTAACCTCGGTCAGCTTTTCCTTGAGTCTGCTCACCTGTGTGCGATACGCGCCAAACTGCTGACCAAATGTCATCGGCACCGCATCCTGTAAGCAGGTGCGGCCTAACTTCACCTTGTCGGCAAACAGACGGCTTTTATCTGCTAATACGGTTTCCAGTTTTTCCAGTTGTACGAGCAACTGTTTGATATTCATGCGGCTGGTCATTTTCATTGCCGCAGGAATGACGTCGTTAGTAGACTGCCCCATATTGACGTGCGTATTCGGGTGAACCGCGTCATACCCACGTGCGCCGGTGAGAAGTTCATTCGCGCGGTTAGCGATCACTTCATTCATGTTCATGTTGGTTGAAGTGCCGCCGCCGCCCTGAAAAATATCAATCGGGAAATGGGCGTCAAAACGTCCGTTCATCACCTCCTGCGACGCCGTCACGATGACGGCTGCTTTTTGCTGATCCAACGCGCCAATTTGCGCGTTTGCCTGAGCCGCCGCGTGTTTGATCGCGGCAATAGACCACAGGAAATGCGGAATGTCCGCGGCGGTTTGTCCCGATACTGAAAAATTCAGTACCGCTCGTTGCGTTTGAATACCGTAGTAGGCGTCATCTGGCACCATTAAAGTTCCTAATAGATCCTTTTCTTCACGCATCGTTGTCTCTCTTCCTGTATTAAGGTGTATCGCTACCTTAATTTGCTGGCGGTACTGATAATTTGAAGTGGCTCAAAGAAAAAAAACCATTGAAAAGATAAATACTCATTATTAAAAAATGTAATAGTAGAGAGGGTGATGAAAGACATTAACTTCGATTTTAAGCAGTTACAGGCGTTTTTAGCGGTGATTGAGACCGGTTCATTTACCGCTGCGGCAAAGAAACTCAGCCTGACTCAATCTTCGATTTCTCAGCAGATCGCGAATCTGGAAAATGGCTTAAAGACAGAGGTGATTAACCGTTCCCAGCGGCCAATTCAGATGACGATAGCCGGGCAGGCGCTGTATCCGCTGGGGAAAAAGATTATCGATAGCGGTATCTATTTACAGGAACATATTAACGCGATCAGTCACGGGCATATTTCACATTTGAAAATCGGCTTTGTTGATTCGATCGGTAAATCCATCGGCCTGGATATCCTTAAGTTCCTGCAACCGCAGGTGAAACATATTTTCCAGGTTACCGGGACAGCGTCGGGACTGCTTTCTGCACTGAATACGGGCAGCATTAACCTGGCTATCACGATGTTGCATACTGAGATGCCGCCTAATGTCAGAATGTACCCGCTAATTGAGGAGGAGTTTCTGTGCGTTTGTCCCAAAGCCTGGCCGGAGACACGGCTGGAAGAGTTGTGTAAAAACAGGGACTACATCGCCTACACTCGCAATACGCCGACCGGCATCCAGACGCTCAACTGGCTGAAATGGAATAATTTGTCTCCGTCCATACAGTTTGAAATGGACAATGCTGATGACATTCTGAAATTAATTGCCTGCGGTTGCGGATGGACGCTGACCACGCCGCTGTTTATTACCACTATTCCTGCGTTTACTGATGCGCTGAAGATTATCCGTATCAACAACCGCAAAGAGCGACGCAAAATCGTCCTGCTGTGTAAGGACGACGAACTGTCTGAATTTTATAAAAACCTGGCGGTTGAAGTCCGGTCGATACTGGAAGCGAAACTGGAGCAGGGGTTTTACCGTAAGCTTGATTCGGATGAGGACGTGTCGTCATGATCCCCGGACATTCATCATTCGGTCTCCAGCGAAGTACTGTCGGGTATTACCCTCTATAGTGGCGGAAATGCTAACCCTGGAGGTTGTTATGATAGCGGTAATTTTTGAAGCGGAAGCGGTGCCGGCTCAGCAGGAACGATATTTACAACTTGCCGCTGAACTCAGGGCGGAACTCGTTAATATTGCGGGTTTTATCTCGATTGAGCGTTTCAAAAGCCTGAGTACGGAAGGAAAGATTTTATCGCTCTCATGGTGGGAGAGCGACGAGGCGGTTGCGGTGTGGAAGAACAATATGAAACACCGGGCAGCGCAGATGGAAGGACGGGAGTCGATATTTTCTTTTTACCGAATCCGTGTCGCGCACGTTCTGCGTGATTATTCATCCGAATGAGAAGCGAAGGGGATCATTCCCCGACGGCTCTTCTGGCTGTCGGAGGAAGGGTTATATACCTGTTCTTCCCTGATACACGATTACAACCTGAATGCCTGCACGCTGTTGAGATAGAGATTCATCAATATCTAAGACAGAATTGAATTTTTGAACTAATGCAACCCTAAATATTACCCCTTGAAAATACAAGGGGCAATATAATAAGGGTGAATATTTGATATTTGTCGTATTTTAATGGTTTTTTATTGATTAAGTGCTTATTGCATTCTGTACCCGAGGAACTAAATGTTAGATAATCTCGGGTGGATTTATCCCTGGTGTTACGTTGGTCTTTGACCGCCTGACTAGTATGTGCCGCGAGCGCTATTAGTCAGGTATTTTTTAAGTATAAGGAAGACCCGGACTAAAAAAAAGCTGTCCTAAAAGACAGGGGATAATAATTTCGGAATGTTATTATCAGGAATGAATAAATGAACTCTATTGTTGAGTTTTTTTTGCTTGATCGCGATGAGTTGCCGTCAGGTTTTGCCACTGAACTCTACCGACTGCGAAACCGGACATTTCGTGAGCGACTCGACTGGAAAGTGGAATGCATTGATGGCCTGGAAAAGGATCAATTTGATAACGAAAATACGACGTACCTTTTAGGTATGCATGAGGGAGAACTCCTGTGCGGCGCCCGTTTTATCGATGCCATGCAACCGACGATGATCAGCGAAATATTCCATGAGTACTTTGATAATATCGCCCTCCCCACGGATATTCCCTGTTGCGAAGTGAGCCGTCTGTTTTTGGATAAAGCCCGACGTGATTCCGGAAATCTTCGCGGGATGCCCGCCAGTAAAGCACTGTTCCTTGCGATGATCGTCTATTGCATGAAAAAGCAGTATCGGGGGATGTACGCCGTTGCCAGTCGCGGCATGTATGCCATATTTCGGCATGCAAACTGGAAAATCGACGTAATTCAGAAAGGTCTTTCTGAGAAAGGTGAAACTATCTACTATATTTTTATGCCGGCAAGTGAAAGCGCGATCGAAAGCATCATCAGCAAAGACAAAGCCAGTCACTGGCTCCGTGAGATACTTCAACAACTTCGCCGTATGTAATCCCGCACGGAGTTCAGTTGTCCAGTAATCTGAGCTCCATTCCAAGTTTAACCGCATGTCTGGCGTTGTTTACGCCCAGTTTTTTCATCGCATTACTCATATGAAATTTCACGGTTCGTTCAGCAATGGATAAAATAACCGAGACTTCCGCATACGTTTTACCTGCACTGACCCATTTCAAAATCTGTCGTTCACGCGGCGATAA
The DNA window shown above is from Citrobacter farmeri and carries:
- a CDS encoding anaerobic C4-dicarboxylate transporter; its protein translation is MVILHVVLLLGTIMLAARWGGIGVGFAGGIGLAISVFIFGVPAGSPPVDVMLIILSTIVALSAMQQAGGMDYLVTLTEKLLRHHPGYLNILAPTVTFILTVLSGTGYTAMSVMNVIQEVAKDNGIRPSQPLSSAVVASQLGITASPISAATAIMYGTVEVMGVSFGDAMLVILPTALFAMLIAAFIASRQGAKLADDPVCQKIMQENKIVLNKSTHRPIPAGGKSSVAIFLAGVVFVVCMLLFKSLIGHTINSRDLIIITMFVVSTIIIFTCKLDMKDLKNSPIFKSGAESLVVVLGIVWLSSTLIGAHIDEIKMEASDILRAWPVLLAAVFFCTSAMLFSQGATSALLMPIAASIGISADAILASFVAVSALYITNIYPTTAFAIATDDTGSFLSPRWNGSRIINHPFFLPGCLSIIFSVPFGFLLAQLIL
- a CDS encoding aspartate ammonia-lyase codes for the protein MREEKDLLGTLMVPDDAYYGIQTQRAVLNFSVSGQTAADIPHFLWSIAAIKHAAAQANAQIGALDQQKAAVIVTASQEVMNGRFDAHFPIDIFQGGGGTSTNMNMNEVIANRANELLTGARGYDAVHPNTHVNMGQSTNDVIPAAMKMTSRMNIKQLLVQLEKLETVLADKSRLFADKVKLGRTCLQDAVPMTFGQQFGAYRTQVSRLKEKLTEVNEEALCLPLGATAIGTGLSTHEGYLPAVYHWLETLTGEKYRPETDFFDGLQHGDFYIEFSAQLKKIAAFLSKMATDFRIQGSGPRAGFNEIIVPAVQPGSSIMPGKINPVMPELMNQIAYQVIGNDVTVTMAVEGGELDLNVWEPVLLKALFESCSLLSRGIPLFIDKCLKDIAINEEVSARYAEGSTALATIVATLFGYQVGSRIAKAAYQQQCSVKQVVLAEKLLTPEQADYLLDPMNMTDPQKSTAAIKRYQTEMNML
- a CDS encoding LysR family transcriptional regulator, which produces MKDINFDFKQLQAFLAVIETGSFTAAAKKLSLTQSSISQQIANLENGLKTEVINRSQRPIQMTIAGQALYPLGKKIIDSGIYLQEHINAISHGHISHLKIGFVDSIGKSIGLDILKFLQPQVKHIFQVTGTASGLLSALNTGSINLAITMLHTEMPPNVRMYPLIEEEFLCVCPKAWPETRLEELCKNRDYIAYTRNTPTGIQTLNWLKWNNLSPSIQFEMDNADDILKLIACGCGWTLTTPLFITTIPAFTDALKIIRINNRKERRKIVLLCKDDELSEFYKNLAVEVRSILEAKLEQGFYRKLDSDEDVSS
- a CDS encoding antibiotic biosynthesis monooxygenase family protein, with the protein product MIAVIFEAEAVPAQQERYLQLAAELRAELVNIAGFISIERFKSLSTEGKILSLSWWESDEAVAVWKNNMKHRAAQMEGRESIFSFYRIRVAHVLRDYSSE
- a CDS encoding acyl-homoserine-lactone synthase produces the protein MNSIVEFFLLDRDELPSGFATELYRLRNRTFRERLDWKVECIDGLEKDQFDNENTTYLLGMHEGELLCGARFIDAMQPTMISEIFHEYFDNIALPTDIPCCEVSRLFLDKARRDSGNLRGMPASKALFLAMIVYCMKKQYRGMYAVASRGMYAIFRHANWKIDVIQKGLSEKGETIYYIFMPASESAIESIISKDKASHWLREILQQLRRM